The genomic window CCGATAAATGCATAGTCGGCATCAAGGCGGACAAGAAGCGGTGTGAGGACATGATCGAGAAGAGCTTGGCCATGTGCACCGTTCTTGCTCCGATTATCGGCTATGACGCTGCGGCTAAGCTGGCAAAGGAGGCATACGAGACCGGAAAAACAGTAAGGGAAGTGGCTTTGGAAAAAAAGATAATGCCCGAAGCCGAGCTGAGCAGGGTGCTTGACCCGTGGTCTATGACTATGCCCGGAGTCACAAGCTGGAGCGCCGGCGGGTAGAATCGGTAATAATACGATTAATGTAGAGACGCAAAATCTTGCGTCTCTACAAATAGTTAATACCGCTGGACACGAACAGAGGAGACCTTCCATCTGAAGTCAGTTGGTACACCGGCAGGTTGTCTAGATAGTATAATAGGAGTGACTGGAATGTACTCTTGTCCTTTTATGCCCGAGATTTTTAAAAATCAGTTTTTATTCAGGGAGGGTTGCCATGAATGTAAAACAACTCTTTGACCTTACCGGAAGGGTGGCAATAGTCACCGGTGGATATACCGGGATTGGGAGACAGATGGCGGAAGGGCTTGCCGAAGCCGGGGCCAATCTAGTCATCTGCGCAAGGAATTTTGACGGCTGCGTTCAGGCGGCCGAGGAGATTAAGAAAAATACCGGTGTGGAGGCTATCCCACTTAAATGCGACGTTTCAAAACACGATGACGTCCAAAAAATGGTAAACGAGACAATCGCCAAATTCGGCAAAATCGACATACTGGTCAATAATTCGGGCATAGCAATGGGCGGACTTCCGGAGGATACCAGGTTAGAAGATTGGGAACTCGTGCTTAAGGTGAATTTGACCGGCACCTTCCTCTGTAGCAAGGAGGCGGCCAAGTTCATGATTAAGGCTAAGAGGGGAAAAGTCATCAATATCGCATCGGTCATGGGTTTTCAGACAACCGAGCTGGTGAGTGCGCCGGCATATGTGACGTCTAAAGGGGCAATAATTACGCTAACCAAAGATTTGGCTGTTAGGTGGATACCGCACAATATAAACGTGAACGCAATAGCCCCCGGATGGTTCCCTTCGGGCATGACCGACCCGGTTCTTAGCCCGGATAAGATGGGTCTAGGAGATAGCCTGCTGCGCTCTATTCCGGCAAGGAGGTTTGGCGGGGATGACGACCTCAAAGGAGTCACAGTCCTCCTTGCTTCTCCTGCATCAGATTACATAGTGGGAGAGACTATTCTCGTAGACGGCGGGACGCTGGCGAGATATTAGAATTGGCGAATGACTCTTACCACGTAAGGAATTTATATAAATTCCCTCTTATTAACCGGGTCTTAAAATTTAATCAGAAAACTCGCCCTTCGACAAACTCAGGGCGAACGGCAGGTGCATTTGAATCGAGCTAGTCGTCTGGCTCATCAAAGGCCGTTCGTGGTGAGCCTGTCGAACCATGAACGGCGATTATGAGTCTGTGATTTAGAATCGTACATTTTATTCATTGGCAATAGGCATTAATCCACAACCGGTGTTGCCCCTAAAACCTCAATCCTTGTCGGGGTCATGAATTGGGACCCGGAGCCGAGGGTTGTACCGCCTTTTAGATAAGTTCCTTTACTTTGTGGTGGCAATGTTATGGGCAGAAGACCGGTCTCCTGGCTAATTGTGATGCCTTCCTGAGAAGCCGAAGTGGAAGTGTAATAAACCCTTACCTTAATATCTTTATACGCTATGTCACTGGTGTTCTCGATCGTCACGTGATGTATGATGGCTACAGCGCCCCAGGTGCCGTATACGGACCAGTCGGTGATTTTGACGTACCACTCCGGGTGTTCTACCATAAAATTCTTGGTTTCAATATCCTGAGCTTCTCCACTCGTGCACAAGATGCCAATCGCTATTAAAAAGCTTAAGGCTACGCGCTTCAATTTGGTCCTCTCTTACCTTAACTTGAGAATTCCCTGTGGCTTGCCACAGGGATACCCTTATCCATCCTCCCCCTCGATGGGGGAGGATTAAGGTGGGGGTGATTCACCCTCCCCTTCATCCCCTCCCATCAAGGGAGGGGAAACTTTCGGATACCCTGCAGCTTGCTGCAGGGTGATTCATTTAACATGATATATTAGATTACGTCGTTGTCGAATCGGATTCGAGGAAATGAGAAATTCTTTGATGCCGGTTTTTGCCGGGTTTGTGGCTACCTTAGTTATGGCCTTGATTATGTTTGTGGTGCGGTTATATCTGGGCGCTCCGTTCATTCCGGAGCTTCTAGCCCAGGGGCTTCTCCCCACCTATTCGGCGGGCTTGTCTGATTTCTCATCTATTACATCTGCCGAGTTCTCAGTCTTTATATTATCGACTTTAGCTCATTTGGGTGCAGGGACGATTCTCGGTGCGTTTTTCTTGTATCAGTGCCAGAGGTTCAAGTTGAGAAATCCGGTTTTACTTTCACTTGCCTACTCTATCCTTCTCTGGCTTGTATTTTCTGCTATTTTACTCCCGCTCCTCGGTTTTGGCTTTTTCGGTCAATACTTCTCTGGTATTCCAGCAATCGCCAATACCGCTCTTTTTATCTTCTTCCTGGTTTATGGTCTTGTTCTGTCTTTCTTTTTAGTTGGGGGGTGCAGAAGAGGATAGAAATATAGTCTGCTATGTGACGTCAGCACAAAACAATTAGAAACTAATAGCATATTCGCAAAACAAGGGTCTTCGACAGATGAAAACGCCTTTTTAAAATCGGGTTACTCTCTTTTTATGTTTGCCGTGCAAGTGCTGTCCTGACTATACTCATCCTTCGTCTCCGCTCAGGATGAAGAGATTTTACCGTGATTTATCCCTCTTCATGGTGAGCCTTTCGACTGCGCTCAAAGCCTGTCCTGAGCCTGCCGAAGGAATAAACTCCGTTGAACCATGGATCTTTCTAACACTAATATCTTTTTTTCAAGGGATTGCTTCGTCGTTTAATTTATCCCTTGGGCAAGCCTGTCCTGAGGGAATCGAAGGGCTCAGGGCAGGCTCTGAGTCTGCCGAAGTACTCCTCGCAAATGACACGCAATGTCATAACCCTCCCCTTGTGTCCCCCCTTACTAAGGGGGAATTAAAGAGGGGCTGCTTCTTTTTATCCGTCATTGGAGCCCTTTGATTACCATAAGACCAAATGTGACAATCAATCTCTTCTTTCAGACGAGTTTAGTGTTACATATAAATCCAAAATTAACCCCCAAACGTATATTAGCTCGAACTGCTTAGTGATTAAGGATTTAAGGAGAGCGATAATGGAACAGGTCGGCACAGTGGCGAAGGAGACAGCAAAGATATTTCACCTGGACGATATCGAAGAAGCCCTTATGATTGATTCTATGCCAAGAGAATACACTGTGGATGTGTTGATGCCCAATTATAAGGCTTTAACCGATAAGGAGTTGATTAGAAGGTTTACGGAAGATGATGACGAGGAGGCGTTTAACGAGATCGTCAATAGATACACGGATACGATTTACCGTACTGCGCTCAGAATCATCAATAATCCTAGTGACGCCGAAGAGGTCCTGCAGGAGGTCTTTGTAACCTTGATAAAAAAGCTGGACACGTTCGGCGAGGAGTCAAAATTCTCTACCTGGTTATATAGAGTAGTGGTAAACACTAGTTATATGTATCTAAGGGCTGAGAGGAAAAAGAATGAAAGCGAAATGAATCTCCCGGATTACGTTTCTTATGACCAGTCGGGAAGGCTTAACGGAATACGAAATAAGGATTGGAGTTATGAATCTGATATGGCTCTTCATGAGTATGGAGAGAATGGAAATCATCGAGAATGCGATAAGTGAGCTTCCAGAGTATAATAGGGTAGTCTTCCTATTAAGAGACGTCGAGGGTTTAACTAATGAGGAAGTGGCAAAGGTATTGGGAATCTCTCTTCCCGCAGTCAAGTCTAGAATCCGGCGGGCAAGGCTATTTTTAAGAGATAAGTTGTCAGATTATTTCTATGAATGGAGAAAGTAAGGCAGAGACGCATTGCCATGCGTCTTCATAAATACAAGGTTAAGGAGGGTTTGAAATGACCATAACGATAGCCCCTTTTACCATAGATAGAAGCCATGACTGCAGTACTCCCTCTCCTGTATATGCAAGAGATGGACTCATTACTACCATCACTTACTGGGGAATCTATATTGACGACAAGAACATTTCTTACACATCCAGCAAAGAGCTCGCTGAGAAGACAAAAGTGTGGATGGAAAAGTGGTTAAGGCTGACTTAAAAATATGTGAGTTCGATGTCGAAAATATCATTGCGGCGGAATCAGTTAGAATCTAATTTCCCCTCCCATCCCTCCTCCTTCGAGGGGGAGGGTTAGGGTGTTAACCGTTACATTAAATTTTTGCCACTGCTGAGTTATATCGAACTCCTAATAGGAGGTTTACTATGAAGGCAATTGCGGTTTTTCCGGGGAAGGCAGGAAGTATTCATCTGGCCGAGTTACCAAAACCATCGGTGGATGATGTACCCAACGGGCGCGGCGTGCTGGTTAAAGTGCTCCGGGTGGGTGTGGATGGAACGGACAAGGAGATTAACGCCGCTGAATACGGTCAGGCCCCTCCCGGATACGATTTTCTGGTTACCGGTCATGAATGCTTCGGGCGAGTGGTGGAGGTGGGAGAGAACGTAACGGAGCTTGAGCCCGGCGACTATGTTGTTCCTACGGTTCGCCGTCCAGGCAAGAGCTTTTACGACCAGATCGGTCAGTACGACATGACCACCGATGATACATACTACGAGCGAGGCATCAATCTTCGCCACGGATACCTCACCGAGTATTTTGTCGACGAGCCTGAATACATAGTGAAATACCCGGTTGGTCTTCGTCAAATCGGGGTGCTGCTTGAGCCGACAACTGTAATCGAGAAAGGTATCATCCAGGCATACGAAGCTCAGCGAAGGCTAAAAATCTGGAGGCTGAAACGAGCGGCGGTGCTAGGCGCAGGAACTATAGGACTCCTGGCTTCGATGTCCCTCAAGATGCGCGGTCTTGAAGTAACCGCATTCGGCCGGCGTTCAGCTCCATACAAAAATTCCGACCTCCTTTCTGAAATAGGCGTGCGATATCTTTCTACGGCAGAGATTTCCCTAAAAGATGCGGCTTCCAAGTACGGCCCGTTTGATATCATATTCGAGGCAACGGGGTTTTCTCCGATCGTGTTTGAGGCGATGGAAAGCTTGGGCAAGAACGGTGTGCTAATTCTATCAAGCGTGACCGGAGGAGACCGCAAGTTGGAGATTCCGGCTGATGCAATTAACCTGGGGTTTGTCTTGGGAAATAAAGTTGTAGTCGGGACGGTTAATGCTAACCGCGATTACTTCGAGGCAGGGATTTATGACCATGCCCGCGCCGAGGCCCAGTTCCCGG from Thermodesulfobacteriota bacterium includes these protein-coding regions:
- a CDS encoding glucose 1-dehydrogenase; the encoded protein is MNVKQLFDLTGRVAIVTGGYTGIGRQMAEGLAEAGANLVICARNFDGCVQAAEEIKKNTGVEAIPLKCDVSKHDDVQKMVNETIAKFGKIDILVNNSGIAMGGLPEDTRLEDWELVLKVNLTGTFLCSKEAAKFMIKAKRGKVINIASVMGFQTTELVSAPAYVTSKGAIITLTKDLAVRWIPHNINVNAIAPGWFPSGMTDPVLSPDKMGLGDSLLRSIPARRFGGDDDLKGVTVLLASPASDYIVGETILVDGGTLARY
- a CDS encoding sigma-70 family RNA polymerase sigma factor, with amino-acid sequence MEQVGTVAKETAKIFHLDDIEEALMIDSMPREYTVDVLMPNYKALTDKELIRRFTEDDDEEAFNEIVNRYTDTIYRTALRIINNPSDAEEVLQEVFVTLIKKLDTFGEESKFSTWLYRVVVNTSYMYLRAERKKNESEMNLPDYVSYDQSGRLNGIRNKDWSYESDMALHEYGENGNHRECDK
- a CDS encoding sigma-70 family RNA polymerase sigma factor, giving the protein MEIIENAISELPEYNRVVFLLRDVEGLTNEEVAKVLGISLPAVKSRIRRARLFLRDKLSDYFYEWRK
- a CDS encoding glucose 1-dehydrogenase; the protein is MKAIAVFPGKAGSIHLAELPKPSVDDVPNGRGVLVKVLRVGVDGTDKEINAAEYGQAPPGYDFLVTGHECFGRVVEVGENVTELEPGDYVVPTVRRPGKSFYDQIGQYDMTTDDTYYERGINLRHGYLTEYFVDEPEYIVKYPVGLRQIGVLLEPTTVIEKGIIQAYEAQRRLKIWRLKRAAVLGAGTIGLLASMSLKMRGLEVTAFGRRSAPYKNSDLLSEIGVRYLSTAEISLKDAASKYGPFDIIFEATGFSPIVFEAMESLGKNGVLILSSVTGGDRKLEIPADAINLGFVLGNKVVVGTVNANRDYFEAGIYDHARAEAQFPGWLSKFLTHPVDGLENYKEMMRLLTEEKEAIKVFVNVAKE